GTCGCTTCGACGACAACCAGCTCTTCTACCTCATGAGCCGCGGTGTCCCGGAGGACGAGGCGCGACGCCTGATCGTGCATGGATTCTTCAACGACATCATCCGCCGCATCGGCGTCCCCGAGATCGAGACGCGGCTGCTTGCCCAGGTCGAGCGCGAGCTCGAGCTCGTCCACGGCACCACCCGCACCGCGGGGCACCTGTGACCTTCCGGGCCATCGCCACCGTCGATGAACTCGTCGACGACGTCCCACTCTCGTGCGACGTCGACGACGAGCTGACGGTGGCCATCGTCCGCCACAAGGGCGAACTCTTCGCCATCGAGGACGAGTGCAGCCACGGGAAGGTCCCCCTCAGCGAGGGTGACGTCGTCGACTGCACGATCGAGTGCTACCTGCACGGGTCGACCTTCGACCTGCGCACCGGGGCCGCACTGAACCTGCCCGCCACGCAGCCGGTCCGGGTCTTCGCTGTCCGCATCGAGGGAGACGACGTCCTCGTCGATCCCGACAACCCACTTACTTTCACCGAGAACACCTAGGAGCCACCCAGCCATGTCCACGCTCGTCATCTCCGACCTGCACGTCGACGTCCTCACCGAGGAGGGCAACAAGCCGATCCTCAAGGGCGTCAATCTGACCATCAACCCCGGCGAGATCCACGCCATCATGGGCCCCAACGGCTCGGGCAAGTCGACGCTGGCCTACGCGATCGCCGGCCACCCGAAGTACGTCATCACCTCGGGCTCCGTCACCCTTGACGGCGTCGAGCTCACCGACCTGAAGGTCGACGAGCGTGCCCGCGCCGGTCTGTTCCTGGCCATGCAGTACCCCGTTGAGGTCCCCGGCGTCTCGGTCGCCAACTTCCTCCGCACCGCGAAGACCGCCATCGACGGCCAGGCGCCCAAGGTCCGCACCTGGGTCAAGGACGTCGAGAGCGCGCTCAACCGCATGCAGCTCGACAGCTCCTTCTCCGCCCGCTCCGTCAACGAGGGCTTCTCCGGTGGTGAGAAGAAGCGCCACGAGATCACCCAGCTCGAGCTACTCAACCCGAAGGCCGCGATCCTCGACGAGACCGACTCCGGCCTCGACATCGACGCGCTGAAGGTCGTCTCGGAGGGCGTCAATCGCTACTCCGCGCAGGGCGACCGCGCCGTGGTGCTCATCACGCACTACACCCGCATCCTGCGCTACATCGAGCCCACCTTCGTGCACGTGTTCGTCGACGGCCGCATCGTCGACGAGGGCGGCAAGGAACTGGCTGAGAAGCTCGAGGCCACCGGCTACGAGGAGTACGTCAAGGCGGCCGCGAACGCCTGAGCGTCCTGAACACCCGCGGCGGC
The DNA window shown above is from Tessaracoccus defluvii and carries:
- the sufC gene encoding Fe-S cluster assembly ATPase SufC; the protein is MSTLVISDLHVDVLTEEGNKPILKGVNLTINPGEIHAIMGPNGSGKSTLAYAIAGHPKYVITSGSVTLDGVELTDLKVDERARAGLFLAMQYPVEVPGVSVANFLRTAKTAIDGQAPKVRTWVKDVESALNRMQLDSSFSARSVNEGFSGGEKKRHEITQLELLNPKAAILDETDSGLDIDALKVVSEGVNRYSAQGDRAVVLITHYTRILRYIEPTFVHVFVDGRIVDEGGKELAEKLEATGYEEYVKAAANA
- a CDS encoding non-heme iron oxygenase ferredoxin subunit; translation: MTFRAIATVDELVDDVPLSCDVDDELTVAIVRHKGELFAIEDECSHGKVPLSEGDVVDCTIECYLHGSTFDLRTGAALNLPATQPVRVFAVRIEGDDVLVDPDNPLTFTENT